Within bacterium, the genomic segment ATCCTCCGACACAGCTGGCCTTACACAAAAATTCGCCCGGATACCGCTTGATCCTCAACAATATTCTCTTCCCGGCGGCGCGTAAAAAAGAACTCAAGACCTGAGGTGTCACCCAGTTTCTGAAGAGCGCGCAACCACCCAAGGTTCCGCTTGCATATCGACCAGTAGAGGGGAGATGTTCCACCGACGCAACAATGACGTACCGCTGCAAGTCATAGATACCGAGCCTTATGCGGTGCTGGCCTCGATCTATGATCAGGTGATGAATCATGTTGATTATGATCATTGGGCCCGGCATCTCTTGCGGCTCGCCAGGTTGCATGGTGTCTCGCCGCGGCGGATCCTCGATCTCTCCTGTGGCACCGGGCGGCTGTGCCGCGAACTGGCTGCACGGGGATATGAGCTCCTAGCCTGCGACGCCTCTCTGCCGATGCTCAAGGTGGCCATTCAGAATGCAGCCCAGGCGCCGCCGATCCGGTTCTGGTGCGCCTCCATGGACCGAATGGCTACGAAAAATCCGGTCGACCTGGTGATCTCCTCCTACGATAGCATGAACTATCTGCACACACCGGCCCAGTGGCAGGCCACCCTGCAGCAAGCCCACAGGATTCTCCACCCCGGCGGGCTTTTCATTTTCGACGTCAGCACGCTGCACAACTCGATCGAGCTCTTTGCCGATTATGTCCACGAGGAACAGTTTGCAGAGGGCTGTTACCGGCGGGAGAGCCGCTTCGCGCTGGAGACCCATTTGCAATACAATTTTTTCGAAATAGAATTATCTGCGGCACCAGGCTGTTTATATAAAGAGGTGCATGTCCAGAAAATCCGTTCTCTGGCTGAAATCGACCGATTCATTGCGGCGTCTCCATTCATCTGTCTGGGCCGGTATGCCAACTTTTCACTGCGGCCGGGAAGCGATCGGGCCGACCGGGTTCATTATGTGCTCGTGAAACGGCCGGCGGCAGGCGAAACGCAGGAGCAGCGCATATGGTAGAATTGCATGACGTACGCGTCACCTATGCCAATGGTGAAGGAATCGATCAGATCTCCTTTGCCGTCGCCCCGGGGGAGTTGGTTTTCCTCGTCGGGCCGAGCGGCGCCGGAAAATCGACGGTATTGAAGACGGTCTATATGGATCAGCTGCCTGCCGAAGGGCATGTGATCGTCGGCGATTATAACTCCCTCTTCATCAAAAAGGGCGAGATTCCCTTTCTCCGGCGCAAGATCGGCATCGTCTTTCAGGACTTTCGCCTTTTCGCCGACCGTGATGTCTTTGAGAATGTGGCCTTCACGCTCGAGGTGATCGGCGCCCGGCAGAAAGAGATCAAACGGCGCGTCCTGCGGGCGCTCGCTGACGTGGGCCTGAGCCACAAGGCACGGAAAATGCCGGATGAAATCTCTGGAGGCGAGCAGCAGCGTGTCGCCATCGCCCGCGCCATCGTCAACGAGCCGCTTCTGCTGCTGGCGGATGAACCGACTGGCAACCTCGATCCCGAGACCGCGGCGGGCATCATGGAGGTGTTGCTGCGTATCAACACCCGCGGCACCTCGGTCCTGATGGCCACCCACAATTATGACATGGTACGGCGTTATCAGGGACGTATCATCCAGATCAATAACGGCAGATTGCTCTCCTAAAATCGACGGACCGACAGCATGAACTTTCGCTACATGCTCAAAGAGACGGCCGATGGCTTCAAGCGCGCTTGGGGTTCCTGCCTGCTTTCGATTCTCACGATCGCTTTTTTCCTTGCACTGCTGGGTTTTTTGGCGCTGGTCTCGTTGAATATCGACTACTTCAAGCGCACGCTCAACGATCGTCTACAGCTACAGGTCTTCATCTCCAGTGTTCTCGATGACCAGGCGATCGCTGATCTTTCGCAGCGTATCAGCCGAATCCCGGGCGTGCGCAAGGTCTCTTTCATCTCCAAGCAGATGGCCGCAGAGGAGTTTCAAAAGGAGTTCGGCCGCGAACTCTTTGCCGTTCTCGAGGAGAATCCGCTGCCCTCCTCATTTGTCGTGCAGCTCGGCCTGGACGGGGAGGATGAGGGCCGTATCCGGCAGCTGGTCGGCCGGATCGAGCAGGAGGAGGGGGTGGATGAGGTGGTCTATCATTTTCAAACCCTCTTCAGACTGCAGCGTTATGCCCGCCTCGCGGCGACGGTCAGCTGGATTCTGGTCCTTTTTGTCACGTTCGGTTCGCTATTTGTAGTATCCAACAACATCCGTCTGGTGATTGCTGCGCGGAAACAAATCATTACGACGATGCAGCTGGTTGGCGCGACGCCATCGTTCATCCGCACTCCTCTGATCCTGGAGGGGACGCTCCAGGGGATGATCGGTGCCCTGCTGGCTGCGCTGGGGCTCTACGTGGTCAACCGGGTGTTGTCCGGCCTGGTCCCCGGGCTGCTGGCGCTGCCGCCAGGGGCGTTGGTTTTTCTGGTGGCGATCGGCAGCCTCCTTGGCTTTCTGGGCAGCCTGCTGGCAATCAAGCGCTATCTATAAGGCGCCTGCCCCCGGTCCGCGCCGACGCCTGAAGAAATTTTCCTTGATTGGGCGTTTATTAATGAGTAACTTATAAGTCGCAATTTATCGTTTGGATTATTGCTTATTCCAACATGACCATTGATGATTTGACAGAGCGCGAGCGGCAGGTCTTTTTTTCGATCGTGCAGAGTTTTATCGAAACGGCCGAACCGGTCGGCTCTCGTTTTTTGTCCAAATCCGCCGACCTGCAGCTCAGCCCGGCCACCATCCGCAACGTGATGGTCGATCTCGAGGAGAAGGGATTGATTCGGCAGCCGCACGCCTCGGCGGGCCGGGTGCCCACGGATGGCGGCTACCGGGTCTATGTCGATGGCATGATCGGCGGTATCCGCCTGAGTCCCTCAGCGCGGCGCTCGATCGTCGAACAGCTCAGTCATTTCGCCGAAGATGTCGATCTCATAGTCGACCAGGCCTCCCAGGTGCTGAGCAACATTTCGAGCCAGATGGGGGTGGTTCTGGCGCCGCGCTTCAACCAGGGCCGTCTTGAAAAGATCGAGCTGGTATCGGTCTCCGAAGAGAAGATTCTGGTCATCCTGAGCATCACCTCGGGACTGGTCAAAACCATCATCGTTGAAATGGATGAGAAGGTGCCGCCGCATTTGCTGGATGCCGCCCGGCAGATCCTCAACGAACGGCTGCACGGTTTGACGATTGCCGAATTTCAGGCCTCGTTTGAGGAGCGGTTTTCGGACCTCGACGAGAACAGCAAACGCGTTCTGCGCAAAATCCGCATCCGGGCTGAGAAGCTGGTCGGCTACGACACACCGGGTTCCTTCCATGTGGCCGGCGCCGGCAAAATCATCCAGCAGCCCGAGTTCGCCTCACAGGAGAAGGTGGGGATCATTCTCAACCTGATCGACCACCGGGATCTACTGCTGCGGGTGCTCGAGGAGCAGGAGAGCAGCGGCGTCTCCATCGTCATCGGCGTAGAGAATAAGGAGGAGGTGATGCGGCATTGCAGCGTTATCACCACAACCTATTCGGTCGATGGCGCCACCGGTACGATCGGCGTGATCGGCCCGACGCGCATGCAATACGCCAAGATCATCGGTTTGGTGCAGTTCATGGCCGAGACCTTGGGCTATATCTTAACCAAGCAAAAAGTGGAAAGGTAGCGGGTTTTATTTGATGAAGCACGAACGGGAAGAAGAGGGAGAAAACCCCGTCGCCGAGCAGCAAGAGCTGGAACCCCCAGAAATGGTAGAGGGGAAGAATGGTGGCGGGGAAACGGTAGCAGATGTTGCCGCGATGGATGAAGACACCGCGGTGATCTCGGCTCTGACAGCGGAGAACAAGGCGCTGAACGACCGTTATCTGCGGCTGGCGGCCGAATTTGACAATTACCGCAAGCGCAGCGATCGCGAGATGCAACACTATATTAGCAATGCCAATTTTGAATTGATGGCCAGGCTGCTGCCCGCACTGGATGATCTGGACCGTATCGTTGCTGCGGCTCAAAGCGGGACCGACCCTGCAGCGCTCGTGGAAGGCATCCTCCTGCTGCAAAAAAATATACTAAAAACCTTTCAGGAGAGCGGATTAGAGCCCATGCCTACCCTCGGCGAGGAGTTTGATCCCCAGCTTCATGATGCCCTGCTGCATATCGAGGTCCCCAATACGGCAGCCAATCGGATTGTGGAGGAACATAAAAAGGGCTACTTCTTCAAGGGCAAGGTCCTGCGCCATGCCCAGGTGGTCGTCAGCAAATAATGGATGCGGATATCGGATAGACGATGGCAACTAAAGATTTTTATGCAATATTGGGTGTGAGCCGGGATGCGGATGCAGACACTATCAAGAAGGCCTATCGCAAACTGGCTATGGAAAATCATCCCGACAAGAATCCCGGCGATAAAAGTGCCGAAGAACGGTTCAAGGCGATTGCGGAGGCCTACGCGGTGCTCTCGGATCCGCAAAAACGCCGCCAGTACGATCAATTCGGCGCCGAGGGGATGCGCGGGGGCGCGGGTGGTTTTGATCCCCGGGGTTTCGGTGATCCCTTCGATATCTTCCGCGAGGTGTTCGGCGGCGGATTTGGCGATATCTTCGGCATGGGTGGCGGCGGCCGCCGTTCCAGTGCGCAGCGCGGCACCGATCTGCAGGTTCGCCTCAAGCTCGATCTCGAGGAGATCGGCCGTGGTGCTTCCAAAAAGATCAAGATCAAAAAGTTGGTGCGTTGTGAAAAGTGCAGCGGCAGCGGTACCAGGAGCGGCACTGGGATGACCACCTGCCCGCAGTGCCAGGGACGCGGTGAGGTCGCCTATCGCCAGGGATTTTTCTCCATCAGCCGTACCTGCGGCCGTTGTTTTGGAGAGGGCAAGATCATCGAGCACCCCTGCCCTGCTTGCGATGGTGAGGGCCGGGTGCGCGGTGAGGCCACCCTGGATGTCGAAATTCCGGCCGGAGTCGCTGAAGGCCAGTATCTGACCATCCGCGGCGCCGGCAATATCGGCGTCCGCGGCGGCCCGAACGGCGATGTCCTGGTGATCATCGAGGAGAATCCCCACCCCCATTTTCAGCGACACGGGAACGATCTGCTCTATGATCTGACGATCAGTTTCCCGCAACTCGCTCTGGGGGATGAGGTGGAAGTCCCGACGCTGGGCGGTCAGGCGCGTATTACCATTGCGCCGGGCACGCAGAGCGGCAAGATCCTACGCATGCGTGGCAAGGGCATTCCCAACCTAAATGGCGGTGGAGCGGGCGACCAGCTCATCCGGATCACCGCGTTTACACCGACCAAGCTCAGCCATGCCGAACGGGAGCTGCTGAAAAAGCTCGCCGAGTTCGAATCCCTATATCCGGAGCCTTCGGATAAGGGGCTGTTTGAAAAAACACGCGGGACCAAACGCTGAATTATGCTCGAGTTTTCGCTCCAGGAAAAGCGGTTCATCCTTTTTTTATTGACCACTTTTCTAGCCGGATGTGCGGTCCTCTGGTACCGCCAATCCCACGGCGATCCCGCCCTGGCCGTCTGGCGAGAGCAAGTGCGACGCAATGCACAGACGGATTCGGCTGCCGGTATGCCACGGCAGAAGAGCGCGGCCCGATCCGCGGAGCCGCTTGCTCAGCCCTTGCTCAGCCAGAAACATCGGTTGATCGCCAGACTCAATATCAATACCGCCACGGCCGAGGAGTTGGCCTCCCTCGAACGGATTGGACCCGCCATGGCAGCGCGAATCGTGCGCTACCGCGAAGAGCATGGGCCTTTCCAGGCTATCGAACAGGTGCAGCAGGTTAAGGGGATCGGGCCGAAAACCTTCGCCCGCATTCGGGATCAAATCGGCGTGGAGTAGAAATCGCCAAGCGGCTTCAGGCGCCAAAGCAAACTCAAAAAGACTGCTGTTCTGGAGGGGCAAACCATCATGGATAGTACAACAACGCAGCTGGGTCTGGTTATGGCGAAGAACCGCTTCTATTTCTTGGAAGCCGGCCTGGGCCGGCCCCTCCGGCTGGTTTCAGCCGGGGCGCTGGATCTGGAGGTGCCCTTCGATTTTAATGCCGTCGTCGACCGGCAGCTTCTCGGCCGATTTTCACGGGCGATCTCGGAAATGATGGATCGCTTTGCGATCTCAGCCAAGTCGCTCTCATTCTGCCTGGACCGGCGCATGGTGCAATTGCGGCGGATCAAGATGGATCGTGAATTTACCGATTCCGAGGTCCGGCAGCAGGTGGAATGGGAACTGGAGCAGATGCTGGTCTCGCCCCGCAACGAGTACCATGCCAATTATGAGCGGATCCACAGCGACCGGGATCATTTCGATTATGTGATCATTGCGGTGGTCCGCAAGGCGATCATCGCCGCCTTGCATGAGATCTTTAATGCCACGCCGGTAAAACTGGCGCAGGTGGATGTCGATTTGCTTGCCAGCATTCGCGGCCTGATGATCCTGCAGCCGCAAAGCCGCGGCCTTGCGGCGCTGGTCGATCAGCAAGAGGATGCCTTGGGCATCACGTTGATCAAGCATCAGAATTATGCCGCTTTTGGTGAACTTGCCTTCAATGCGGCGGCGCCGGCCGAGGAGAACAATGAAGAGCAGGCCACCCGGATCAATGATGAGATCCTGCGCCTGATGGAGTCCCTTGGCGATGAACTGCTCTTGAAGAGCATCGAGGAGATCTATTTCACTAAGGCTATCCTGCCGCAAGCGGCATTGATAGCTCTGCAGCGACTACAGCGCGCTGCCCAGCTTCAGGTTCTCGATCCCTTGCATCAGATTGAGCATTCCCTCAGCCTTGAAGCGGAACAGATAGTGCGCGAGCATACGCGCTATATCCTGCCGCTGATCGGAATGCTACAGGCCTGACCAGTTGACTGAACCGAGTGTTCGACCTATCAGCGGGGTTACTATGAATTTACTGATTGACCAGCGCGAACCATCCGATCTGCAGGAACCCGACTGGACGCCCCAGCCGGAGGAGCCTCCCGCCGCGCCCATTCTCGAGGAACCCACGATGACCAGAAGCCCCGAGACGCCTTTGGATTATTATAACTTTGAAGAGCCGGAGGGCCACAAACGGGGGATTCTGGGTCCGATTTTGATCATCCTGCTCCTACTAGCGGCCATCGGTGCTGCTGCGTATTATGGCTTCTTTTACAGGCCGCAGGAGCTTGGGGACTTCCACAAGGCGGCGCAAACCACCTCGCCGGCAACGAACGAAACGGCGCCTGCCGTCTCGACGCCAGTGCCGGTCGAATCCGCCCCCGCTGTGGTGACCCCGGCGGGGAATGCGGCCGTGCAAGAATCGCCGTCCACTTCTGTCCCGACTACAAAGCCTCGCGAAACGGCCGTAACGCCGCCAGCGGAATCGACCTCGGGCTCGCCCCTGGCGAGTGCCGCCGCGCTCCTGGGCGGGATCCTGGCCGCCCGGCCTGCCGACTTGCAAGTGAGCACGTTGATCCTGGATCCGAACTCCTTCTCGGCCGAGGTCTCGGCTGGCAGCCGCAGCGTCATCGAAAATTATACGACTGCGCTGAAAAACAACGTTCGGGGTGGTTTGAACGCTTCGCCCTCCA encodes:
- a CDS encoding class I SAM-dependent methyltransferase — encoded protein: MFHRRNNDVPLQVIDTEPYAVLASIYDQVMNHVDYDHWARHLLRLARLHGVSPRRILDLSCGTGRLCRELAARGYELLACDASLPMLKVAIQNAAQAPPIRFWCASMDRMATKNPVDLVISSYDSMNYLHTPAQWQATLQQAHRILHPGGLFIFDVSTLHNSIELFADYVHEEQFAEGCYRRESRFALETHLQYNFFEIELSAAPGCLYKEVHVQKIRSLAEIDRFIAASPFICLGRYANFSLRPGSDRADRVHYVLVKRPAAGETQEQRIW
- a CDS encoding nucleotide exchange factor GrpE, which codes for MKHEREEEGENPVAEQQELEPPEMVEGKNGGGETVADVAAMDEDTAVISALTAENKALNDRYLRLAAEFDNYRKRSDREMQHYISNANFELMARLLPALDDLDRIVAAAQSGTDPAALVEGILLLQKNILKTFQESGLEPMPTLGEEFDPQLHDALLHIEVPNTAANRIVEEHKKGYFFKGKVLRHAQVVVSK
- the dnaJ gene encoding molecular chaperone DnaJ encodes the protein MATKDFYAILGVSRDADADTIKKAYRKLAMENHPDKNPGDKSAEERFKAIAEAYAVLSDPQKRRQYDQFGAEGMRGGAGGFDPRGFGDPFDIFREVFGGGFGDIFGMGGGGRRSSAQRGTDLQVRLKLDLEEIGRGASKKIKIKKLVRCEKCSGSGTRSGTGMTTCPQCQGRGEVAYRQGFFSISRTCGRCFGEGKIIEHPCPACDGEGRVRGEATLDVEIPAGVAEGQYLTIRGAGNIGVRGGPNGDVLVIIEENPHPHFQRHGNDLLYDLTISFPQLALGDEVEVPTLGGQARITIAPGTQSGKILRMRGKGIPNLNGGGAGDQLIRITAFTPTKLSHAERELLKKLAEFESLYPEPSDKGLFEKTRGTKR
- the ftsE gene encoding cell division ATP-binding protein FtsE, translated to MVELHDVRVTYANGEGIDQISFAVAPGELVFLVGPSGAGKSTVLKTVYMDQLPAEGHVIVGDYNSLFIKKGEIPFLRRKIGIVFQDFRLFADRDVFENVAFTLEVIGARQKEIKRRVLRALADVGLSHKARKMPDEISGGEQQRVAIARAIVNEPLLLLADEPTGNLDPETAAGIMEVLLRINTRGTSVLMATHNYDMVRRYQGRIIQINNGRLLS
- the hrcA gene encoding heat-inducible transcriptional repressor HrcA, giving the protein MTIDDLTERERQVFFSIVQSFIETAEPVGSRFLSKSADLQLSPATIRNVMVDLEEKGLIRQPHASAGRVPTDGGYRVYVDGMIGGIRLSPSARRSIVEQLSHFAEDVDLIVDQASQVLSNISSQMGVVLAPRFNQGRLEKIELVSVSEEKILVILSITSGLVKTIIVEMDEKVPPHLLDAARQILNERLHGLTIAEFQASFEERFSDLDENSKRVLRKIRIRAEKLVGYDTPGSFHVAGAGKIIQQPEFASQEKVGIILNLIDHRDLLLRVLEEQESSGVSIVIGVENKEEVMRHCSVITTTYSVDGATGTIGVIGPTRMQYAKIIGLVQFMAETLGYILTKQKVER
- a CDS encoding helix-hairpin-helix domain-containing protein; the encoded protein is MLEFSLQEKRFILFLLTTFLAGCAVLWYRQSHGDPALAVWREQVRRNAQTDSAAGMPRQKSAARSAEPLAQPLLSQKHRLIARLNINTATAEELASLERIGPAMAARIVRYREEHGPFQAIEQVQQVKGIGPKTFARIRDQIGVE
- the pilM gene encoding pilus assembly protein PilM, with the protein product MDSTTTQLGLVMAKNRFYFLEAGLGRPLRLVSAGALDLEVPFDFNAVVDRQLLGRFSRAISEMMDRFAISAKSLSFCLDRRMVQLRRIKMDREFTDSEVRQQVEWELEQMLVSPRNEYHANYERIHSDRDHFDYVIIAVVRKAIIAALHEIFNATPVKLAQVDVDLLASIRGLMILQPQSRGLAALVDQQEDALGITLIKHQNYAAFGELAFNAAAPAEENNEEQATRINDEILRLMESLGDELLLKSIEEIYFTKAILPQAALIALQRLQRAAQLQVLDPLHQIEHSLSLEAEQIVREHTRYILPLIGMLQA
- a CDS encoding permease-like cell division protein FtsX — translated: MNFRYMLKETADGFKRAWGSCLLSILTIAFFLALLGFLALVSLNIDYFKRTLNDRLQLQVFISSVLDDQAIADLSQRISRIPGVRKVSFISKQMAAEEFQKEFGRELFAVLEENPLPSSFVVQLGLDGEDEGRIRQLVGRIEQEEGVDEVVYHFQTLFRLQRYARLAATVSWILVLFVTFGSLFVVSNNIRLVIAARKQIITTMQLVGATPSFIRTPLILEGTLQGMIGALLAALGLYVVNRVLSGLVPGLLALPPGALVFLVAIGSLLGFLGSLLAIKRYL